Proteins from a single region of Fundidesulfovibrio magnetotacticus:
- a CDS encoding carbon starvation CstA family protein, protein MNALTLVFASLCLFAIGYRFYGLFIARKVLGANEARLTPAIKMADGVDYVETNKYVLFGHHFAAIAAAGPLLGPVLAAQFGYLPGALWILVGCVFAGAVHDMVVLFASVRHKGQSLAYIATQEVDKFTGSVASFAVLFILILTLAGLSIACVNAMHDSAWATFTVFATIPIAIFMGLYLQYIRPGDVRGMSLIGVALLVAAVVGGNWVAHQPALAAVFTLSKPALSLAVPIYGVAASILPVWLLLCPRDYLSTYLKIGTIAMLAIGIFWVRPDLQMDAVTKFFSGGGPIIPGPVFPFLFITIACGAVSGFHAIIATGTTPKMLDSERNLLFVGYGAMLTEGFVAIMALIAACTMVPADYFAINSAPAVFEKLGMTTVHLNDIAVAVGEKLQGRPGGAVSLAVGMAQIFAAIPLMEKLVAYWYHFAIMFEAVFILTAIDAGTRVGRFFLQEMIGQVAPRFNDKRWWPGVILTSFLFTFSWGYLVYTGDISTIWPLFGMSNQLLASVGLIIGTVMIIRIGKAKYAWITGVPGVALTCMTMWAGYLSVMNNFLPKGLYLLSTLAVVVMVLMSIVIVGAVRRVSSLLKIQKTVPDQYGEAVLEVVPE, encoded by the coding sequence ATGAACGCTCTGACCCTGGTGTTTGCGTCCCTCTGCCTCTTCGCCATCGGCTACCGCTTCTACGGCTTGTTCATAGCCAGGAAGGTGCTGGGGGCGAACGAGGCCAGGCTCACCCCGGCCATCAAGATGGCCGACGGCGTGGATTATGTGGAAACCAACAAATACGTGCTCTTCGGGCACCATTTCGCGGCCATCGCCGCCGCCGGGCCGCTGCTCGGGCCCGTGCTGGCCGCCCAGTTCGGCTATCTGCCGGGCGCTTTGTGGATCCTGGTGGGCTGCGTGTTCGCCGGGGCCGTGCACGACATGGTGGTGCTCTTCGCCTCGGTGCGCCACAAGGGCCAGAGCCTGGCCTACATCGCCACCCAGGAGGTGGACAAGTTCACCGGGTCGGTGGCCTCCTTCGCGGTGCTGTTCATCCTCATCCTCACGCTGGCGGGCCTCTCCATCGCCTGCGTGAACGCCATGCACGACAGCGCCTGGGCCACCTTCACCGTGTTCGCCACCATCCCCATCGCCATCTTCATGGGCCTCTACCTGCAGTACATCCGCCCCGGAGACGTGCGCGGCATGTCGCTCATCGGCGTGGCGCTGCTGGTGGCGGCCGTTGTGGGCGGCAACTGGGTGGCCCATCAGCCCGCCCTGGCGGCCGTGTTCACGCTCTCCAAGCCCGCGCTTTCCCTGGCCGTGCCCATCTACGGCGTGGCCGCGTCCATTCTGCCGGTGTGGCTGTTGCTGTGCCCGCGCGACTACCTCTCCACGTATCTCAAGATCGGCACCATCGCCATGCTGGCCATCGGCATCTTCTGGGTGCGCCCGGACCTCCAGATGGACGCCGTGACCAAGTTCTTCTCCGGCGGCGGCCCCATCATCCCCGGTCCGGTGTTCCCCTTCCTGTTCATCACCATCGCCTGCGGCGCGGTGTCCGGCTTCCACGCCATCATCGCCACGGGCACCACGCCCAAGATGCTCGATTCCGAGCGCAACCTGCTCTTCGTGGGTTACGGGGCCATGCTCACCGAGGGCTTCGTGGCCATCATGGCGCTCATCGCGGCTTGCACCATGGTCCCGGCGGACTATTTCGCCATCAACTCGGCCCCGGCCGTGTTCGAGAAGCTGGGCATGACCACCGTGCACCTCAACGACATCGCCGTGGCCGTGGGCGAAAAGCTCCAGGGCCGTCCCGGCGGCGCCGTGTCCCTGGCCGTGGGCATGGCCCAGATCTTCGCGGCCATTCCCCTGATGGAGAAGCTTGTGGCCTACTGGTACCACTTCGCCATCATGTTCGAGGCCGTGTTCATCCTCACGGCCATCGACGCGGGCACCCGCGTGGGCCGCTTCTTCCTGCAGGAGATGATCGGCCAGGTGGCTCCGCGCTTCAACGACAAGCGCTGGTGGCCGGGCGTCATCCTCACCTCCTTCCTGTTCACCTTCTCGTGGGGTTATCTGGTCTACACCGGCGACATCTCCACCATCTGGCCCCTGTTCGGCATGTCCAACCAGCTGCTGGCCTCGGTGGGCCTGATCATCGGCACGGTGATGATCATCCGCATCGGCAAGGCCAAGTACGCCTGGATCACGGGCGTGCCCGGCGTGGCCCTGACCTGCATGACCATGTGGGCGGGCTACCTCTCGGTGATGAACAACTTCCTGCCCAAGGGTCTGTATCTGCTCTCCACGCTGGCCGTGGTGGTGATGGTGCTCATGAGCATCGTGATCGTGGGCGCGGTGCGGCGCGTGTCGAGCCTGCTCAAGATCCAGAAGACCGTGCCCGACCAGTACGGCGAGGCCGTGCTGGAAGTGGTGCCCGAGTAA